The Halichoerus grypus chromosome 9, mHalGry1.hap1.1, whole genome shotgun sequence genome has a window encoding:
- the ALDH8A1 gene encoding 2-aminomuconic semialdehyde dehydrogenase has protein sequence MAGTKALLTLENFINGKFVPCDSYIDSHDPSTGAVYCRVPDSGKEEIDAAVEAARAAFPGWAARSPQERSQVLHRLADLLEQSLEELAQAESRDQGKTITLARTMDIPRSVQNFRFFASSILHHTSECTQMDHVGCLHYTVRAPVGIAGLISPWNLPLYLLTWKVAPAIAAGNTVIAKPSELTSVTAWMMCKLLERAGVPPGVVNIVFGTGPRVGEALVSHPEVPLISFTGSQPTAERITQLSAPHCKKLSLELGGKNPAIIFEDANLEECIPTTVKSSFANQGEICLCTSRIFVQKSIYSEFLEKFVEATRMWKVGIPSDPSASMGALISKAHLEKVRSYIKKARMEGAQILCGEGVDTLSLPRRNQAGYFMLPTVITDIKDESCCMKEEIFGPVTCVVPFDSEEEVIQRANSVKYGLAATVWSSNVGRIHRVAKKLQSGLVWTNCWLIRELNLPFGGMKSSGVGREGAKDSYEFFTEIKTITIKH, from the exons ATGGCTGGAACAAAGGCACTTCTGACACTGGAAAACTTCATTAATGGAAAGTTTGTACCTTGTGACTCCTATATCGATTCTCATGATCCGTCTACGGGGGCTGTATACTGCAGAGTGCCAGACAGTGGAAAAGAAGAG ATTGACGCCGCGGTGGAGGCGGCCAGGGCAGCGTTCCCCGGCTGGGCGGCCCGGAGCCCGCAGGAGCGCTCGCAGGTGCTGCACCGGCTGGCCGATCTGCTGGAGCAGTCCCTGGAGGAATTGGCGCAGGCGGAATCCAGGGACCAAG GGAAAACCATAACACTGGCAAGAACCATGGACATTCCCCGGTCTGTGCAGAACTTCCGGTTCTTCGCCTCCTCCATCCTGCACCACACATCCGAGTGCACGCAGATGGACCACGTGGGCTGTCTGCACTACACGGTGCGGGCCCCTGTGGGGATCG CCGGTCTGATCAGCCCCTGGAATTTGCCACTCTACTTGCTGACTTGGAAGGTGGCACCAGCCATTGCTGCTGGCAATACTGTGATAGCCAAGCCCAGCGAGCTGACTTCCGTGACTGCGTGGATGATGTGCAAACTCCTGGAGAGAGCAG GTGTCCCACCAGGTGTGGTAAATATTGTGTTTGGGACAGGGCCCAGGGTCGGCGAGGCCCTGGTGTCCCATCCGGAGGTACCCCTCATTTCCTTCACGGGGAGCCAGCCCACAGCCGAGCGGATCACACAGCTGAGTGCTCCCCACTGCAAGAAGCTCTCCCTGGAGCTGGGGGGCAAGAATCCCGCTATCATCTTTGAGGACGCCAACCTGGAAGAGTGCATTCCAACGACTGTCAAGTCCAGCTTCGCCAACCAG GGTGAAATCTGCCTCTGTACCAGCAGAATCTTTGTCCAGAAGAGCATCTATAGTGAATTTCTGGAGAAGTTCGTAGAAGCTACCAGAATGTGGAAAGTTGGCATTCCCTCGGATCCGTCGGCCAGCATGGGAGCTCTAATAAGTAAAGCTCATTTGGAGAAA GTCAGAAGTTACATCAAAAAAGCCCGGATGGAAGGGGCCCAGATTCTGTGTGGTGAGGGGGTGGACACATTGAGCCTCCCCCGCAGGAATCAAGCAGGATACTTTATGCTTCCCACAGTGATAACAGACATTAAGGATGAATCTTGCTGCATGAAGGAAGAGATATTTGGGCCAGTGACATGTGTTGTCCCCTTTGATAGTGAAGAGGAAGTGATTCAAAGAGCCAACAGCGTTAAATACGGACTGGCAGCCACAGTGTGGTCCAGCAACGTGGGCCGTATCCACCGGGTGGCTAAGAAGTTGCAGTCAGGCTTGGTCTGGACCAACTGCTGGCTCATCAGAGAGCTCAACCTGCCTTTTGGGGGGATGAAGAGTTCTGGGGTAGGTCGAGAAGGAGCCAAGGACTCTTATGAATTTTTCACTGAAATCAAAACCATCACCATTAAACACTGA